In the Vogesella sp. XCS3 genome, CTGCACGTCGCGCGCCAGCACCCGAAACACGTAGGAGTCCACCCCGGTCACGTGGTGGCACTCCTGCACCTCCGGCATGGCAGCCAACCTGTCCAGCAGGGTTTTCTTGGCCGGCTGCGGCACGGTAATGCCCACCAGCGCAGACAGCGCGTAGCCCGCCTTCAGCGGCGCCACCACCGCGTGGTAGCCGCGAATCACCCCCGCCTCTTCCAGCCGCTTGACGCGCTCCGACACCGCCGGCACCGACAAACCCACCGCTTGCGCCAGCTCGGTCAGCGACTGGCGGGCGTTGTCCTGCAGCGCGGCCAGAATGGCCCACGATTTGGCATCCACTTCCATTTGTTAAGCCCTTCTGCCATCTGGCCTGATTTTCTTAGGCCAGCATAGCGCATCGCCTGCATCTCGGCATGGGCAACCGCGCCACGCCGCGTCACACTATGCAGCAGCAAAGGAGAACACCATGAGCCTGTTTCTGGAAGCGGCCGCCATCGGGCTGGCCATTGCCGCACCGGTCGGCCCCATCGGCCTGCTGTGCATCGAACGCACGCTGCGCCGTGGCCCGGCGGCCGGATTTGTCACCGGCCTGGGCGCCGCCAGCGCCGATGGCCTGTACGCCAGCGCCGGTGCCGCCGGCATGGGCACCCTGCTGCACACCCTTAGCGCCATCGCCACGCCGCTGGCGCTGGCCGGTAGCGCGCTGCTGCTGTACATGGGCGTGGGCACGCTGCGCCGCGCCGCGGCCAACCATGCCGCCCGCGCCAGCGAAGGCGGCGGGCTGGCCATGGCTTATCTGTCGGCGCTGGGGCTGACGCTGAGCAACCCGATGACCATCCTGTCGTTTATTGCAGTCTT is a window encoding:
- a CDS encoding LysE family translocator; the encoded protein is MSLFLEAAAIGLAIAAPVGPIGLLCIERTLRRGPAAGFVTGLGAASADGLYASAGAAGMGTLLHTLSAIATPLALAGSALLLYMGVGTLRRAAANHAARASEGGGLAMAYLSALGLTLSNPMTILSFIAVFASLAGGQHTTPAQAALMVAGVFAGSALWWLLLAYGGGRLLARLGPAGQQRINQLCGVLLIGFAVLMAWRTLAG
- a CDS encoding Lrp/AsnC family transcriptional regulator gives rise to the protein MEVDAKSWAILAALQDNARQSLTELAQAVGLSVPAVSERVKRLEEAGVIRGYHAVVAPLKAGYALSALVGITVPQPAKKTLLDRLAAMPEVQECHHVTGVDSYVFRVLARDVQHLELLVSHLNDLGETRTSIILSTPLSARPVCPPR